A region of Chitinophaga horti DNA encodes the following proteins:
- a CDS encoding LytR/AlgR family response regulator transcription factor: MNIIIVEDEIKTAKSLERIILELKPDVTITDRLQSIESTVKRLSTGPSPDLIFMDIQLADGLCFEIFKSVKVTSPVVFCTAFDEYSLEAFKNNGVDYVLKPFTKEDIADALQKVDELKNFFQKPAMPDLTELLSKLVQPAGKTSFLVFQQQKYRTVNVQDIALFYIRHDATWILCFDKQQYPISQSLDQITQSVSGRDFFRLNRQSLVAFKAIKEVEPYFLRKLYVKLVIETPEKLLVNKEKSQQFLSWMEDR; encoded by the coding sequence ATGAATATCATCATCGTTGAAGACGAAATAAAAACCGCTAAATCACTCGAACGCATTATACTGGAACTGAAGCCGGACGTTACCATAACGGACCGGCTTCAAAGCATCGAAAGTACCGTTAAACGTTTATCAACTGGCCCCTCGCCGGATTTGATATTTATGGATATTCAACTGGCAGATGGCCTCTGTTTCGAAATATTCAAATCAGTAAAGGTGACAAGCCCTGTTGTTTTTTGTACGGCCTTCGATGAATACTCACTGGAGGCGTTTAAAAACAATGGCGTTGATTATGTATTGAAACCGTTTACTAAAGAAGACATTGCGGATGCGCTTCAGAAGGTAGACGAGCTGAAAAACTTCTTCCAGAAACCCGCCATGCCCGACCTCACCGAGCTACTGAGCAAACTTGTGCAACCGGCAGGCAAAACGAGCTTCCTCGTATTTCAGCAACAGAAGTACCGCACGGTGAACGTACAGGACATTGCGCTGTTCTACATCCGCCATGATGCCACCTGGATTTTATGTTTCGATAAACAGCAATACCCCATCAGTCAATCGCTCGACCAGATCACGCAGTCGGTGTCGGGCAGGGACTTCTTTCGTTTGAACAGGCAGTCGCTGGTGGCGTTTAAAGCGATCAAGGAAGTGGAGCCGTATTTTCTGCGGAAGTTATACGTGAAGCTGGTAATTGAAACGCCTGAGAAGTTACTCGTCAACAAAGAAAAATCGCAGCAATTTCTGTCGTGGATGGAAGATCGCTGA
- a CDS encoding DoxX family protein, protein MSGKTTNIIYWTGVILTSLWFGTSGFFELTGNPIVWDITQQLGYPAHFIYILGVAKVSGVIVLLLPGKLLRLKEWVFAGIFFDILFAFFSKLAVLGFAATTDAIIAFVMVSVTYVMFRRIYGAMPVPVI, encoded by the coding sequence ATGTCAGGCAAAACAACAAACATCATTTATTGGACCGGCGTTATTCTTACTTCTTTATGGTTCGGCACCAGCGGCTTTTTTGAACTGACAGGCAACCCGATCGTATGGGACATCACGCAGCAACTCGGCTATCCGGCGCATTTTATTTACATCCTGGGCGTTGCTAAAGTGAGTGGCGTGATCGTATTATTGTTGCCTGGCAAACTGCTTCGGTTGAAAGAATGGGTATTTGCAGGTATTTTCTTCGATATCCTGTTCGCCTTCTTCTCCAAACTCGCGGTACTGGGCTTCGCAGCCACCACAGATGCCATTATTGCGTTCGTCATGGTAAGTGTTACTTATGTAATGTTTCGCCGGATTTACGGCGCAATGCCGGTGCCGGTTATCTAA
- a CDS encoding cytochrome P460 family protein, whose protein sequence is MKMQYLLAGLLALTACKETDTHTRIVFDPGDEQMITSRVNKRQETMSVLYGNPSAFNAALKGDTLPGANYTLVTWKYHDNPLFYGSTINGELLRVERLEVGTTAIDYQVEQGTPQARDERVKYILSMQPSMMP, encoded by the coding sequence ATGAAGATGCAATACCTGCTGGCCGGTCTGCTCGCACTCACGGCTTGTAAAGAGACAGACACGCATACACGGATTGTTTTTGATCCGGGCGATGAACAAATGATTACTTCCCGCGTGAATAAGCGGCAGGAAACGATGTCTGTCCTCTACGGCAATCCATCTGCGTTTAACGCTGCCTTAAAAGGCGACACCCTGCCCGGCGCAAACTACACGCTCGTTACCTGGAAGTACCACGACAACCCTCTTTTTTATGGCAGTACGATCAATGGTGAGTTGCTGCGGGTGGAGCGCCTCGAGGTCGGCACAACAGCTATTGATTACCAGGTAGAACAGGGCACCCCGCAGGCACGCGATGAGCGGGTAAAATACATCCTGTCGATGCAGCCTTCCATGATGCCGTAG
- a CDS encoding heme-binding domain-containing protein, with translation MRKYMIGGLAIAFFALQFTATPLPQKPITGDIVAPAEVTAIFQRACYDCHSNTQELPWFNRVAPVSWQVNKDVERAREVLNFSEWNKLSEKEQVGKLWGILNMVKSGAMPLSRYTLLHPGAKVNAAEVETIKNYVLSITHQPPADTTAYSKPASPSAPVSPNGIVYSDEFKSWKVISATTLYDHSMRVVYGNDIAVKAIREENFHPWPDGAIVVKAVWEQLEAPDGETRPGKFINAQFMVKDAGKYPDTEGWGFAKFSGPKLTPTGKTAQFAVQSCISCHRQLAKETGYLFNVPLKVNPVK, from the coding sequence ATGAGAAAGTATATGATCGGCGGATTGGCCATCGCGTTTTTCGCTTTGCAGTTTACCGCGACGCCGCTGCCCCAAAAGCCAATAACGGGCGACATTGTCGCTCCGGCAGAAGTGACCGCCATCTTTCAACGGGCTTGTTACGATTGCCATTCGAATACGCAGGAACTGCCCTGGTTTAACCGCGTGGCTCCTGTATCATGGCAGGTGAATAAGGACGTGGAGCGGGCCAGGGAAGTGCTGAACTTTTCTGAATGGAATAAGTTGTCGGAAAAGGAGCAGGTAGGCAAGCTTTGGGGTATCCTGAATATGGTGAAATCAGGCGCGATGCCTTTGTCCCGTTACACGCTGCTGCATCCCGGTGCTAAGGTGAATGCAGCGGAAGTGGAGACGATTAAAAACTACGTGTTATCTATTACCCATCAGCCACCGGCAGATACGACCGCTTACAGCAAGCCGGCATCACCTTCGGCCCCGGTTTCGCCCAATGGTATTGTGTATTCAGATGAATTTAAAAGCTGGAAGGTGATCAGCGCTACTACGTTATACGATCATTCGATGCGGGTGGTGTATGGGAACGACATCGCCGTGAAAGCGATCCGCGAGGAAAATTTTCATCCCTGGCCTGATGGTGCTATCGTCGTGAAAGCCGTATGGGAACAGTTAGAAGCACCCGACGGCGAAACGCGTCCGGGTAAATTTATCAATGCACAATTTATGGTGAAGGATGCCGGCAAGTATCCTGATACGGAAGGCTGGGGCTTCGCGAAGTTCTCCGGCCCGAAACTAACGCCTACTGGTAAAACGGCCCAGTTCGCGGTGCAGTCCTGCATTAGTTGCCATCGCCAGTTGGCAAAAGAAACCGGCTACCTGTTTAATGTTCCTTTAAAAGTAAATCCTGTAAAATAA
- a CDS encoding DUF1223 domain-containing protein, with protein MKTLTLMLTLTAALICNRPFAAPSIVKGGDSSFAVIELFTSEGCSSCPPADHLIAQLREADTARQLYILAFHVDYWDHQGWKDRFSQAAWSQRQQAYATWLNRRQIYTPQLIVNGTSEHIGSDANAVTTALSAALAASGDRQLRISAAIDGKFIDISHTNTRNNLQLALVQKDGRSNVRRGENAGSELVHVQIVRELITVRAGETGNVRMRSPQDFDAKTWELIGFVQDAESGRITDAARCTW; from the coding sequence ATGAAAACACTCACACTCATGCTCACACTCACGGCCGCCCTGATCTGTAATCGCCCGTTTGCCGCACCCTCCATCGTAAAAGGAGGCGACAGCAGCTTCGCAGTGATCGAATTATTCACGTCGGAAGGTTGCTCCAGTTGTCCGCCCGCCGACCACCTGATCGCACAACTGCGTGAGGCCGATACCGCCAGGCAGTTATACATTTTAGCGTTCCACGTCGACTACTGGGACCACCAGGGATGGAAGGACCGGTTTAGCCAGGCAGCCTGGTCACAAAGGCAACAGGCTTACGCCACCTGGCTGAACCGGCGGCAGATATACACGCCGCAATTGATCGTAAACGGCACCAGTGAACACATCGGGTCTGATGCAAATGCGGTAACCACGGCCCTGTCAGCGGCACTGGCGGCTTCGGGTGACAGGCAGCTCCGTATTTCAGCGGCCATCGACGGGAAGTTCATCGACATCTCTCATACGAACACACGTAACAACTTACAACTGGCCCTTGTACAAAAGGACGGGCGCAGCAACGTGCGCCGTGGGGAGAATGCGGGTAGCGAATTGGTGCATGTGCAAATTGTGCGGGAATTGATAACGGTGCGCGCTGGGGAAACAGGCAACGTGCGGATGCGTTCACCACAGGATTTCGATGCGAAGACGTGGGAGTTGATTGGGTTTGTGCAGGATGCGGAGAGTGGGCGGATTACGGACGCGGCGCGGTGTACATGGTAG
- a CDS encoding TlpA disulfide reductase family protein, with product MPTSKFTSLLRLLFLSYAILFIVPAEAQYKFQISGKLNNGAGRTLYLSPTPTLPNHEKELLDSVKVDGRDSFFLAGEISFAGRYALFLSTQRAYIGFYLDTTPVYIKADTNRIYQAAIRGSAEHDLISHFDGLRWSTQSALEADFNKLMQLGRQTPMDTPQVSHYRRRVDSLSKRVRHITDSFMMVYPQSFVTLELLIPNDRDTAAFATAERYIKNMPEKYVRNPSYRRVVKLLAAYNSVRIGAVVPEVTQADTTRKQMISSKQLLNYHDYLLLDFWASWCGPCRANNPELKQLYAKYKGPRFEIAGVSLDNNLQLWKKALLEEGTTWPNMSDLQGFSNKSALEFNIQAIPAYLLLDKQGRLVFRTNKMTELKAKLEELL from the coding sequence ATGCCAACCAGTAAATTTACTAGCCTGTTAAGATTACTCTTCCTAAGCTACGCGATCTTATTCATCGTGCCTGCTGAAGCCCAATACAAATTCCAGATATCCGGGAAACTGAATAACGGTGCCGGCAGAACGTTGTATCTATCTCCTACGCCCACGTTGCCTAACCATGAAAAGGAGCTGCTCGATTCGGTGAAGGTAGACGGCCGGGATAGTTTTTTCCTTGCAGGCGAGATATCGTTTGCAGGCCGCTACGCACTATTTCTGTCAACCCAGCGTGCCTACATCGGTTTCTACCTGGACACGACGCCCGTCTATATCAAGGCCGACACCAACCGTATATACCAGGCCGCGATCAGGGGCAGTGCCGAACATGATTTGATCAGTCATTTTGATGGTCTGAGATGGAGTACCCAGTCTGCACTGGAAGCTGATTTCAATAAGCTGATGCAGCTAGGCAGGCAAACACCGATGGATACGCCGCAGGTTTCGCATTACAGGCGGCGGGTCGATTCGTTGAGTAAACGCGTGCGGCATATTACCGATAGTTTTATGATGGTGTACCCGCAATCTTTTGTGACGCTCGAATTATTGATACCTAATGATCGGGACACGGCGGCATTTGCAACGGCCGAACGATATATCAAAAATATGCCGGAAAAATATGTACGTAACCCAAGCTATCGAAGAGTAGTGAAGTTGCTGGCGGCTTACAACTCGGTGCGTATCGGCGCTGTAGTTCCGGAAGTGACGCAGGCAGACACGACACGCAAGCAAATGATCAGTTCAAAACAATTACTGAATTATCACGATTACCTGCTGCTCGACTTCTGGGCGAGCTGGTGCGGGCCATGCAGGGCGAATAACCCGGAATTGAAGCAGTTATATGCGAAGTACAAAGGCCCCCGTTTTGAAATCGCCGGCGTATCGCTGGATAATAACCTTCAACTTTGGAAGAAGGCGTTACTCGAAGAGGGTACAACGTGGCCAAATATGTCGGATTTGCAGGGCTTCTCTAATAAGTCTGCACTGGAATTTAACATACAGGCGATCCCGGCTTACCTGTTGCTCGACAAACAGGGACGGCTTGTATTTAGAACGAATAAAATGACCGAATTAAAAGCTAAGCTGGAAGAATTGTTATAG
- a CDS encoding RagB/SusD family nutrient uptake outer membrane protein produces the protein MKRVKLKAIYISGLLAMGIGMSACTKLDETVYSDLYKDNFYKSRTEVLQSALRPMTHLQSWIAPIRGDGYYYHAEMSADQLAWPQKGRHAYDNGDHMRQHYHTWTDNEGRMRNAWVGIWTGVGYCNAAIEDLEKLNAAALNMTDAELKSIIAELHVLRAFHYMKLVDLWGNIPVVTQVGKPANPPTVKRAQVFEFLKTELETYVPQLQRYETKLVGRLGQTGGYAIMADLFVNAEKWTGKAMWDECIAACDKIMSGEAGGLGAGGRPELAPDLLETFGNTNRSAREALFQYAYSNKGGFVWDWIPLMGFSNMSAALDVGYTGNNGYVVTPPAFDAYATNDLRKTTWFLFGPQYKFGTTVPILGTEEYANKPLVYVNTIRRESEGDLTSEGGMAKGEENSGARFNKYKTGRLSDPNYRENHFMIYRLTEIYFFKAEALMRKAGGVATQEAVNLVNDSRRRAFTTADWPAAQYNVATLTLDELLAEKGREFIFEGKRRTDIIRFGRFINGTWWDHQRTGDANREIYPIPANQLANNVNLVQNDGYKK, from the coding sequence ATGAAACGAGTAAAATTAAAAGCGATATATATCAGCGGCCTGCTGGCCATGGGTATTGGCATGAGCGCCTGTACCAAACTGGACGAAACGGTGTACAGCGATCTGTATAAAGATAACTTTTACAAAAGCCGCACCGAGGTGCTGCAATCCGCCCTGCGCCCGATGACGCACCTGCAATCGTGGATCGCGCCGATCCGTGGGGATGGCTATTACTATCATGCGGAAATGTCGGCCGACCAGCTGGCCTGGCCGCAGAAAGGTCGTCACGCCTATGACAACGGCGATCACATGCGCCAGCACTATCATACCTGGACCGACAATGAAGGCCGCATGCGTAATGCCTGGGTGGGCATCTGGACAGGTGTGGGCTATTGCAACGCCGCGATCGAAGACCTGGAGAAACTGAATGCTGCAGCCCTGAACATGACCGATGCAGAGCTGAAATCGATCATTGCGGAACTGCACGTACTACGCGCTTTCCACTATATGAAGCTGGTCGATCTGTGGGGCAACATCCCGGTGGTGACGCAGGTAGGTAAACCCGCCAACCCACCAACCGTAAAACGTGCGCAGGTGTTTGAGTTCCTGAAAACAGAACTGGAAACCTACGTGCCTCAGTTGCAGCGCTACGAAACCAAACTGGTAGGCCGTCTTGGTCAGACCGGCGGTTACGCGATCATGGCCGACTTGTTCGTGAATGCGGAAAAGTGGACAGGCAAAGCGATGTGGGACGAGTGTATTGCCGCCTGCGATAAAATCATGAGCGGCGAGGCCGGTGGCTTAGGTGCCGGCGGTCGCCCGGAACTGGCGCCTGACCTGCTGGAGACATTCGGCAACACGAACAGGTCTGCCCGCGAGGCCCTGTTCCAATATGCCTACAGCAACAAAGGCGGCTTCGTGTGGGACTGGATTCCTTTAATGGGCTTCAGCAACATGAGCGCTGCGCTGGACGTGGGGTATACCGGTAATAATGGTTACGTGGTAACTCCGCCTGCGTTCGATGCCTATGCAACGAATGACCTGCGTAAAACCACGTGGTTCCTGTTTGGGCCGCAATATAAATTCGGTACTACTGTTCCCATCCTCGGAACAGAGGAGTATGCGAACAAGCCCCTCGTATATGTCAACACCATTCGTCGTGAAAGTGAAGGCGATCTTACCAGTGAAGGTGGCATGGCGAAAGGCGAGGAGAACAGCGGTGCGCGTTTTAATAAATACAAAACCGGCCGCCTGAGCGATCCGAACTACCGTGAGAACCACTTTATGATCTATCGCTTAACAGAGATCTACTTCTTTAAAGCAGAAGCCCTGATGCGTAAAGCAGGCGGTGTGGCTACACAGGAAGCCGTAAACCTGGTAAACGATTCCCGCAGACGTGCATTTACCACGGCCGACTGGCCAGCTGCACAATACAACGTAGCGACACTCACGTTGGATGAACTGCTGGCAGAAAAAGGCCGCGAGTTTATCTTTGAAGGCAAACGCCGCACCGATATCATTCGCTTCGGCCGCTTCATCAACGGTACCTGGTGGGATCACCAGCGTACGGGTGATGCGAACCGGGAGATTTACCCGATACCTGCAAACCAGCTGGCGAACAATGTGAATCTTGTACAGAATGATGGTTATAAAAAGTAA
- a CDS encoding SusC/RagA family TonB-linked outer membrane protein, with translation MKKNLLLRGSRMTIMANLFALSASQLLFPAMAEAQLLNKRLDVDFDKTNLYTAIREVEKKSQASFAFTDQLNLEAISVSNVHLSNKTLDEVLKTLLSANRIEYVEKGGIITLVKQQQPGSLEGRITDVKGEGLPGATVRIVELNKAVFTDMDGKFKMSVPPGTYTLDVSYISFKSLRKAAVVIEEGKSSVINASLEAETSKLGEVVVVGYGTQKRKEVTSAIATVKSADFNKGANRSPLDLIQGKVAGLNIVRTQGNNPNSGPSLQLRGVTSLTGTSTPLIVIDGIPGGNLDLLQQDDIESFDVLKDGSAAAIYGTRGNAGVILITTKKGVAGSPRYEYNNYFQRDYVDRKPEFLSAAQWRQKISEGVIAASTDLGGSTDMYNELINKSNLSQYHNFSAAGGSANTNYRASVYYNNFEGIAKENSREQFGARLNINQKGMDDKLTFQINMVANFNKANLLGGGDFEQAVAWNPTAPLYKADGTFYEVLEGYNPISRFANRINERDQQTFSGDGRLSLALTPELSVSIFGSYVRDMYNNRFFRSKNDWENRPGTSWQGMGYASKENILTWTKTMEPTINFTKEISRIHSVSAIAGYSYQYSTFERFNVNNNGFTTDGFLDWNLGAGSATNNTALPRPGIGSFKDDNTLIAFFGRASYAFKQKYFAQVIFRREGSSRFGANNKWGNFPAASLGWMMSEEDFVKDLSFVSSLKLRAGYGVTGNQGISNYQSLITLGTGGVYPQEGIYYQTYGAARNPNPNLRWEKKAEWNIGVDYGFLKNRITGAIDIYSRQTKDLLYNYAAQQPPFVRDNLYTNVGTLQNHGVEILVSADALKTEDFDWSIDLTANSQFNKLSKLSNELYKANFLTFSDIPNPGAMGPAIRLEEGGKVGNFYGKRFAGFDENGKWLFYKKDGSKAPASQITEDDRTILGNGVPKYVMGLNQTFRYKNFDLNILFRGKFGFDILNLQEIFFGNKRYLPNNIYNSAFDKHAKLNDDPQYSDYYIEKGDFVKLDNVTLGYNFNMSKVKYFKKVRVFVTGRNILTITGYDGLDPELQDTGFETGVNSRGFYPRTKSWTAGISVGF, from the coding sequence ATGAAAAAGAATTTACTGCTACGGGGTTCCCGCATGACCATCATGGCGAATCTCTTTGCATTGTCGGCCTCGCAGCTGCTATTTCCTGCGATGGCCGAAGCACAGTTGCTCAATAAGCGGCTGGACGTGGATTTCGACAAAACAAATCTCTACACCGCCATCCGCGAGGTAGAAAAGAAAAGCCAGGCCAGTTTTGCTTTCACCGATCAGTTGAACCTCGAAGCTATTTCCGTTTCAAACGTACACCTGTCCAACAAAACGCTCGACGAAGTCCTCAAGACGTTATTATCCGCTAACCGTATTGAATATGTAGAAAAGGGTGGCATTATCACCCTGGTAAAACAACAACAGCCCGGCAGCCTCGAAGGCCGCATTACAGATGTAAAAGGCGAAGGCCTTCCAGGTGCGACTGTTCGCATCGTGGAACTGAACAAGGCAGTATTCACTGACATGGACGGCAAGTTCAAAATGTCTGTCCCTCCCGGTACTTACACGCTGGATGTGAGTTACATTTCCTTCAAATCCCTGCGCAAGGCGGCAGTGGTGATCGAAGAAGGGAAGTCGTCTGTTATCAATGCATCACTCGAAGCAGAAACCAGCAAACTGGGTGAAGTAGTGGTAGTGGGTTACGGTACGCAAAAGCGTAAAGAGGTAACTTCCGCCATTGCCACCGTGAAGTCCGCCGACTTTAACAAAGGCGCTAACAGGTCGCCTTTAGACCTTATACAGGGTAAAGTAGCTGGCCTGAATATCGTGAGAACGCAGGGGAATAACCCGAACTCCGGCCCATCGCTCCAGTTGCGTGGCGTTACTTCACTCACGGGTACGTCTACACCGTTAATCGTCATCGACGGTATTCCCGGTGGTAACCTCGACCTGCTGCAACAGGACGATATTGAGTCGTTCGACGTACTGAAAGACGGTTCTGCTGCGGCGATCTACGGTACCCGTGGTAACGCAGGGGTAATCCTCATCACGACCAAAAAAGGAGTAGCCGGCTCACCGCGTTATGAGTATAACAACTACTTCCAGCGTGATTATGTAGACCGTAAACCCGAATTCCTGTCTGCTGCACAGTGGCGCCAGAAGATATCCGAAGGTGTTATTGCTGCATCTACTGACCTCGGCGGTTCTACCGATATGTACAATGAGCTGATCAACAAATCGAACCTCAGCCAGTACCATAACTTTTCGGCTGCCGGCGGTTCAGCGAATACCAACTATCGCGCTTCCGTATACTATAACAATTTCGAAGGCATTGCGAAAGAAAACTCCCGTGAGCAGTTTGGCGCCAGGCTGAACATCAATCAGAAAGGGATGGACGATAAGCTGACGTTCCAGATCAACATGGTGGCCAACTTTAACAAAGCTAACCTGCTGGGTGGCGGCGATTTCGAACAGGCAGTGGCCTGGAACCCGACGGCACCTTTGTACAAAGCGGATGGTACTTTTTATGAAGTGTTGGAAGGATACAATCCTATTTCCCGCTTCGCTAATCGTATCAACGAACGCGATCAGCAGACTTTCTCCGGCGACGGCCGGCTGTCGCTGGCGCTCACGCCGGAACTGTCAGTATCGATCTTCGGCTCTTATGTGCGCGACATGTACAATAACCGCTTCTTCCGTTCTAAAAACGATTGGGAGAACAGGCCAGGTACCAGCTGGCAGGGCATGGGCTACGCCAGCAAAGAGAACATTCTCACCTGGACGAAAACCATGGAGCCGACTATCAACTTCACAAAGGAAATTAGCCGTATACACAGCGTTTCCGCTATCGCCGGTTACAGCTATCAATACAGTACGTTTGAGCGCTTTAACGTAAACAATAATGGTTTTACGACAGATGGCTTCCTCGATTGGAACCTGGGTGCAGGCAGTGCTACTAACAACACGGCTTTGCCAAGGCCAGGTATCGGCAGCTTCAAAGATGACAATACACTCATCGCCTTCTTCGGTCGTGCCAGCTACGCGTTTAAGCAGAAGTACTTCGCGCAGGTAATTTTCAGAAGAGAAGGTTCCTCCCGCTTTGGTGCGAACAACAAGTGGGGTAACTTCCCGGCTGCTTCGTTAGGCTGGATGATGAGTGAAGAAGATTTTGTGAAGGACCTGTCTTTCGTCAGCTCCCTGAAGCTGCGTGCCGGTTACGGTGTAACGGGTAACCAGGGTATTTCCAACTACCAGTCGCTGATCACCTTGGGGACAGGCGGCGTGTATCCGCAGGAAGGTATCTACTACCAAACCTATGGCGCCGCGCGTAACCCGAACCCGAACTTACGTTGGGAAAAGAAAGCGGAATGGAACATTGGCGTCGACTACGGCTTCCTGAAAAACCGTATCACGGGCGCGATCGATATCTACTCCCGCCAGACCAAAGACCTCCTGTACAACTATGCTGCTCAACAGCCGCCGTTCGTACGCGACAACCTATACACCAACGTAGGTACTTTGCAGAACCATGGTGTAGAGATCCTCGTTTCTGCTGACGCGCTCAAGACCGAAGACTTTGATTGGAGCATCGACCTCACCGCCAACTCGCAATTCAATAAACTGAGCAAGCTGTCGAACGAGCTGTATAAAGCCAACTTCCTTACTTTCTCCGATATCCCTAATCCGGGTGCTATGGGCCCTGCTATCAGGCTGGAAGAAGGTGGTAAAGTGGGTAACTTCTATGGCAAACGTTTCGCTGGTTTCGATGAGAACGGCAAATGGCTGTTCTATAAGAAAGATGGCAGCAAAGCACCTGCTTCGCAGATCACAGAAGATGACCGTACCATATTGGGTAACGGTGTACCTAAATACGTGATGGGCCTGAACCAGACCTTCCGTTACAAAAACTTCGATCTGAACATCCTGTTCCGTGGCAAGTTCGGCTTCGATATCCTCAACCTGCAGGAGATCTTCTTCGGCAACAAACGTTATCTGCCTAACAATATTTATAACAGCGCCTTCGACAAACATGCGAAGCTGAACGACGACCCGCAGTACTCCGATTACTACATCGAGAAAGGTGACTTCGTGAAACTGGACAACGTGACCCTGGGTTACAACTTCAATATGAGTAAAGTGAAGTATTTCAAGAAAGTGCGTGTATTCGTAACCGGTCGTAACATCCTTACTATTACCGGTTATGACGGACTTGATCCCGAGTTACAGGATACCGGCTTTGAGACCGGTGTAAACTCCCGCGGCTTCTATCCGAGAACTAAATCATGGACAGCCGGCATCAGCGTAGGTTTCTAA
- a CDS encoding FecR family protein: MDASRFKKILKKYYNNEATDAEQYFVDCWYESYSLPEDQQPVMYKGTPDEVRARIFNKIIPPIVPLKWYKRSSIRAIAAVLAGIGILTPLLWNYIATDRTDKGMEAVALSTGDMQVKKITLPDSTAIWLNANSTLTVAEGFGATNRSITLDGEAFFDVQQNAAQPFVIATGKLKVKVLGTAFNVNAYPARNGVKVIVNNGKVQVSEEQRALAVLTEGQGLNYDRSNGRFEVAAVHAEHSNGWTEGRIVLEKASFEELAQAVHNLYGIELRSEDKKVTSFKYNLTLRRDQPQQEVMDLIATIVKKM; encoded by the coding sequence GTGGATGCATCGCGCTTTAAGAAGATATTGAAGAAGTACTATAACAACGAGGCCACCGACGCCGAGCAGTACTTCGTGGATTGTTGGTATGAGTCTTACAGCCTGCCTGAAGATCAGCAACCGGTTATGTATAAAGGCACGCCCGACGAAGTGCGCGCCCGCATCTTTAATAAGATCATTCCGCCCATTGTACCACTTAAATGGTACAAACGCAGCAGCATACGTGCCATTGCCGCTGTGCTGGCAGGTATCGGAATATTGACGCCCTTGCTCTGGAATTACATCGCCACTGACCGGACAGACAAGGGCATGGAAGCTGTGGCGCTTAGCACCGGCGACATGCAGGTGAAAAAGATCACGCTTCCTGACAGCACTGCCATCTGGTTAAACGCTAATTCAACGCTCACCGTGGCAGAAGGTTTCGGCGCTACCAATCGCTCCATCACACTCGATGGAGAAGCGTTTTTTGATGTGCAACAAAATGCTGCGCAACCCTTTGTGATCGCCACCGGTAAATTGAAGGTAAAAGTACTGGGTACCGCCTTTAACGTAAACGCCTATCCCGCCAGGAATGGGGTGAAGGTGATCGTTAACAATGGTAAGGTGCAGGTAAGTGAAGAACAACGTGCATTGGCGGTATTAACCGAAGGGCAGGGACTTAACTACGACCGCTCTAACGGCCGGTTCGAGGTAGCAGCAGTGCATGCAGAACATAGCAATGGCTGGACGGAAGGCCGCATCGTCCTTGAAAAGGCCAGCTTCGAAGAGTTGGCGCAGGCGGTACATAACCTGTACGGCATCGAGCTGCGGAGTGAAGACAAAAAAGTGACGTCATTCAAATATAACCTGACACTGCGCAGGGATCAGCCGCAACAGGAGGTAATGGACCTGATCGCGACTATTGTTAAAAAAATGTAA
- a CDS encoding RNA polymerase sigma factor, protein MNRTMPAEDVVVLEALREGRQDAFEAIFNKYWQEMYATAYQRLRDQTVAEDMVQDVFTSIWERRYELQINSPLEHYLRRAIKYSIIKYLSRANLHEAAVKHLLDRVADMEHTVLDQLNVRDVNRTLAEAIKDFPGNMRQVFLLRAENYTISEIAEALGLAEQTVKNNTTEALKRLRTTLSEKHPDIHQSFYALLILLIQS, encoded by the coding sequence ATGAACAGGACGATGCCAGCGGAAGACGTAGTGGTGCTAGAAGCGCTTCGGGAAGGACGGCAGGATGCATTTGAAGCCATATTTAATAAATACTGGCAGGAGATGTATGCTACCGCTTACCAGCGCCTGCGCGACCAAACCGTTGCCGAAGACATGGTACAGGATGTGTTCACCAGCATCTGGGAGCGCCGCTACGAATTGCAGATCAATTCCCCCCTTGAACATTACCTGCGCCGCGCCATTAAGTACAGCATCATTAAATACCTTAGTCGCGCTAACCTGCACGAAGCTGCCGTAAAACACCTGCTCGATCGCGTAGCCGACATGGAACACACCGTACTCGACCAGCTCAACGTACGCGATGTGAACCGTACACTCGCCGAAGCCATCAAAGATTTTCCCGGAAACATGCGCCAGGTATTTTTGTTGCGCGCAGAAAATTATACGATATCTGAAATAGCAGAAGCATTAGGCCTCGCGGAACAAACCGTGAAAAACAATACTACAGAGGCTTTAAAGCGTTTACGCACGACGCTCTCCGAAAAACACCCCGACATTCACCAGTCTTTTTATGCGCTCCTTATTCTGTTAATACAGAGTTAA